A genomic region of Thermodesulfobacteriota bacterium contains the following coding sequences:
- a CDS encoding efflux RND transporter periplasmic adaptor subunit: MVIKFIPAAFGIALIVFLVACSGQPSEKEGRESQLPAPVAVEVSPVMVRDITEGINTVGTLSPKFQADVKSEYPGIVAQVYVTEWQQVRKGDPLARLDTREADILVRKAEVEGQKAEREYERMLKLNEAGLVTQQNLDDARTARDAMEEMVRHARTRLGKAEIVSPLDGVVALRMINVGDLVGEVGSPKIMFRIVDNRILDLTCTVPSIYLKDIRPGQAIDFRSDAFPGQTFPGVVDFINPVINEADRSIKVVALVNNENGLLKGGLFVNCFIKTAFRTGVMQVPKTALLKWDMAGRKADLFVARDGKARLCSIATGYAEQDRIEVTSGLDPSAQVILRGNFQLKDGDPIVIVSSATDTPGN; encoded by the coding sequence ATGGTCATCAAATTCATTCCCGCCGCGTTCGGAATTGCTCTGATCGTGTTCCTGGTCGCCTGCTCCGGTCAACCGTCTGAAAAAGAGGGCAGGGAATCCCAACTCCCGGCGCCCGTTGCCGTTGAGGTCAGCCCGGTCATGGTCAGGGATATTACCGAAGGCATCAACACGGTCGGCACGCTGTCCCCCAAATTCCAGGCGGATGTCAAATCCGAATATCCCGGCATCGTCGCGCAGGTTTACGTGACCGAATGGCAGCAGGTCAGGAAGGGGGACCCGCTGGCCCGGCTCGACACCCGCGAGGCCGACATTCTGGTCCGCAAGGCCGAGGTGGAAGGCCAGAAGGCCGAACGGGAATATGAGCGCATGCTCAAGCTCAATGAAGCCGGGCTGGTGACCCAGCAGAACCTGGATGACGCCCGGACCGCCAGGGACGCCATGGAAGAGATGGTCCGTCACGCCCGGACCCGGCTGGGCAAGGCCGAAATCGTTTCGCCCCTGGACGGCGTGGTGGCGCTGCGGATGATCAATGTCGGCGATCTTGTTGGGGAAGTAGGCTCTCCCAAAATCATGTTCCGGATAGTGGATAACCGCATTCTGGACCTGACCTGCACCGTGCCGTCCATTTATTTGAAGGATATCCGGCCAGGTCAGGCCATCGATTTCCGGAGCGACGCCTTCCCGGGCCAGACCTTCCCGGGCGTGGTCGATTTCATCAACCCCGTGATCAATGAAGCAGACCGGTCGATAAAAGTGGTGGCCCTGGTGAACAACGAAAACGGCCTGCTCAAGGGCGGGTTGTTCGTCAACTGTTTTATCAAGACCGCCTTCCGGACGGGGGTAATGCAGGTGCCCAAAACGGCCCTGCTCAAATGGGACATGGCCGGCCGGAAAGCCGACCTGTTCGTGGCCCGGGACGGCAAGGCCCGCTTGTGCAGCATTGCCACCGGTTATGCCGAACAGGACCGCATCGAGGTGACCTCCGGCCTTGATCCCTCGGCGCAGGTAATCCTGCGCGGTAATTTCCAGCTCAAGGACGGCGATCCGATCGTGATTGTCTCGTCCGCGACGGACACGCCCGGGAATTAA
- a CDS encoding clostripain-related cysteine peptidase: MTSRQGKNKVGICLYKRIAVLLTCLLLAGCGGGGGGGGNSNNSGSPDADWTYMVYMGADNNLSTAGLVDLNEMETAGSDEKVNIVLQAEFSEFYTDFSVIDREFYEGETLRFLVQNDGNPDNVNLGAGQSLGNVDMGTAATLTSFIQWARATYPAKHYALVIWDHGAGWKKSVLFKGAVQDETSDSFMTLPELAGAVRNAGLHFDVINFDACLMAMYEVAYEFLELTDYMVFSEETEPGDGDPYDTILAELKVRPDMTGRQLSDMIVEKYYAYYSGPGTRGERITKSAVDMSLIPELHTAMMNFANAIVADYDNVSGVIAQVQANAQGFEYAANLDLYDFASRIANRLLTGAVRNTALEVSNAVTRAVVSNRTVGNAVNDATGLAVFVPARGQVSSDTLYDDLREYNLLACNQIRSTVWSDAVETIVSGAEETLHPGGFAFYVSWDTDADLDLYVWEPNLEIYAPWMGQTTPNGFFSADSYDVGVSEEYYVANDYVLPGQYDVFIEYFKDGANSRGANVEFWYLDPDVGEWQMTGPIWMDLSNPYTGDFSDLDSLLDLNDYSNFWYTWTFDRAMPEEGGVTINAGGRQVTFHIPPKKRAPQLSEELK, translated from the coding sequence ATGACCAGCCGACAGGGAAAAAACAAAGTGGGCATCTGCTTGTACAAACGTATTGCGGTTCTGCTGACGTGCCTGCTTCTGGCAGGGTGTGGCGGCGGTGGCGGCGGCGGTGGTAATTCAAACAACTCCGGTTCTCCTGATGCCGACTGGACCTATATGGTCTATATGGGCGCGGACAACAACCTGTCCACGGCCGGCCTGGTGGATCTGAACGAAATGGAAACCGCCGGGTCCGATGAAAAAGTCAATATCGTGCTGCAGGCGGAGTTCAGCGAGTTCTACACGGATTTTTCGGTTATCGACCGGGAATTTTATGAAGGCGAAACGCTGCGTTTTCTGGTCCAGAACGACGGCAATCCCGACAACGTCAATCTTGGCGCCGGCCAATCCCTTGGAAACGTCGATATGGGCACGGCCGCCACCCTGACCAGTTTTATTCAATGGGCCAGGGCGACGTATCCCGCCAAACATTACGCCCTGGTGATCTGGGATCATGGAGCGGGCTGGAAAAAATCCGTCCTTTTCAAAGGCGCGGTTCAGGATGAAACCAGCGACTCCTTCATGACCCTTCCGGAACTGGCCGGGGCGGTCCGCAACGCCGGGTTGCATTTTGATGTCATCAATTTTGACGCCTGCCTCATGGCCATGTACGAGGTGGCCTATGAGTTTCTCGAGCTCACCGATTATATGGTTTTTTCCGAGGAGACGGAGCCCGGAGACGGCGATCCTTATGACACGATCCTGGCCGAACTCAAAGTCAGGCCCGATATGACCGGCCGGCAGCTGTCCGATATGATCGTGGAAAAATATTACGCTTATTACAGCGGACCGGGCACCCGTGGGGAAAGAATCACCAAATCCGCGGTAGACATGTCGCTGATCCCGGAACTGCATACGGCCATGATGAACTTTGCCAACGCGATCGTCGCCGACTACGACAATGTTTCCGGCGTGATCGCCCAGGTTCAGGCTAATGCCCAGGGGTTTGAATACGCGGCCAATCTGGATCTGTATGATTTTGCCTCCCGCATCGCCAACCGTCTTCTTACCGGTGCTGTCCGGAATACCGCCCTGGAAGTGAGCAACGCCGTGACAAGGGCCGTGGTCAGTAATCGCACCGTCGGGAATGCCGTCAATGACGCCACTGGGTTGGCGGTGTTTGTCCCCGCCCGGGGACAGGTTTCCAGCGACACGCTGTACGATGACCTCAGGGAATATAATCTGCTGGCCTGCAACCAGATCAGGTCCACCGTCTGGTCGGACGCGGTCGAGACAATAGTGTCCGGCGCTGAGGAGACCCTGCACCCCGGCGGTTTCGCCTTTTATGTATCATGGGATACGGACGCCGATCTGGATCTCTATGTATGGGAACCCAACCTGGAGATTTACGCTCCCTGGATGGGACAGACCACCCCCAACGGGTTTTTCTCCGCGGATTCCTATGACGTCGGTGTATCGGAAGAGTATTACGTGGCCAATGATTATGTCCTGCCCGGACAATATGACGTGTTTATCGAATATTTCAAGGACGGAGCCAACAGCCGGGGAGCCAATGTGGAATTCTGGTATCTGGATCCGGATGTGGGCGAATGGCAGATGACGGGCCCCATCTGGATGGATCTGAGCAATCCCTATACGGGTGATTTCAGCGACCTGGATTCTCTTCTGGATCTAAACGACTACAGCAACTTCTGGTATACGTGGACATTTGACCGGGCCATGCCGGAAGAGGGCGGGGTGACGATCAACGCGGGCGGGCGGCAGGTGACATTCCATATTCCGCCGAAAAAACGCGCCCCCCAGTTGAGTGAGGAGTTGAAGTGA
- a CDS encoding transglycosylase SLT domain-containing protein — protein sequence MKKVVPVLLVILLLWINAYADHPSADPFPTYPCIRSNVDFWLKIYTRYDVTEGVLHDNTDLSIIYGIIPLEDPKNPGASKINEDRIGRIKEKYQALLIRLAKSPVPVFPEDERIISLIGKDAPPSRYLQASEQLRCQTGQKSRFLSGLIRSGRYTDEFRKIFINQGLPGDLVYLAHVESSFDLHATSKCGAAGIWQFMPATARKFMKVNDALDERRDPTVSTRAAAAFLKENHKLLDSWPLALTAYNHGTGSMLKARKQSGTYDRIFKEYRGPSFGFASRNFYPCFLAAREAAKNHERYFGRVELDRPIPTNTLVMPGYAYLNHVIRNLGVDEDVIRELNPALRPSIYSGKKYVPSGYALKIPAGGKEISADMIARIPAGTTQKRQEQDRIHVVKKGDTVFRIARMHKIDPTDLLAANNLSRQAVIRPGQNLKIPDSAIYAD from the coding sequence ATGAAAAAGGTTGTTCCCGTGTTACTGGTGATCCTGTTGCTGTGGATCAATGCCTATGCCGACCATCCTTCCGCGGATCCGTTTCCGACCTATCCCTGTATCCGCTCCAATGTCGATTTCTGGCTGAAAATCTATACCCGCTACGACGTCACCGAAGGCGTTCTGCATGATAACACGGACCTGTCCATTATCTACGGTATTATCCCCCTGGAGGACCCGAAAAATCCCGGAGCTTCAAAAATCAATGAGGACCGGATCGGACGCATCAAGGAAAAATACCAGGCGCTTCTGATCCGATTGGCCAAATCGCCCGTGCCGGTCTTCCCCGAGGACGAACGGATCATCAGCCTTATCGGCAAGGACGCCCCCCCCTCAAGATATCTGCAGGCCAGTGAACAGCTTCGCTGTCAGACCGGGCAGAAAAGCCGTTTCCTCTCCGGGCTGATCCGTTCCGGCCGTTATACGGATGAGTTCCGGAAAATTTTCATCAACCAGGGGCTTCCCGGAGACCTGGTTTATCTGGCCCATGTGGAATCTTCCTTTGATCTTCATGCCACCAGCAAGTGCGGCGCCGCTGGTATCTGGCAGTTCATGCCGGCCACGGCCCGGAAATTCATGAAGGTCAACGACGCCCTTGACGAGCGGCGTGACCCGACGGTATCCACCCGGGCGGCGGCGGCGTTTTTAAAAGAAAATCATAAGCTGCTGGATTCATGGCCCCTGGCGCTGACCGCCTATAATCATGGAACCGGCAGCATGCTCAAAGCCAGAAAGCAAAGCGGCACCTATGACCGGATCTTCAAGGAATACCGCGGCCCGTCTTTTGGATTCGCGTCCCGCAATTTCTATCCCTGTTTTCTGGCCGCCCGGGAAGCCGCGAAGAACCATGAACGATATTTCGGCCGGGTGGAACTGGACCGCCCCATACCGACCAACACCCTGGTCATGCCGGGCTATGCCTACCTCAATCATGTGATCCGGAACCTGGGAGTGGATGAGGACGTTATCCGGGAACTGAACCCGGCTTTGCGGCCCTCAATATACAGCGGGAAGAAATATGTCCCCAGCGGATATGCCCTGAAGATTCCGGCCGGGGGCAAGGAGATCTCTGCCGATATGATCGCCCGGATACCGGCCGGCACAACCCAGAAGCGTCAGGAACAGGACCGCATCCACGTGGTTAAAAAAGGGGATACCGTTTTCCGCATCGCCCGGATGCACAAGATCGACCCCACGGATTTGCTGGCCGCCAATAATCTTTCCCGCCAGGCCGTCATCCGCCCGGGGCAGAACCTGAAAATCCCCGACTCCGCGATTTACGCCGATTAA
- a CDS encoding PPC domain-containing DNA-binding protein: MKFSEARQGRIFVIRLEDGEIVHEIIEKFAREKTIKAAALIAVGGADRGSTLVVGPEDGCARPVNPMKQVLDNVHEIAGVGTIFPDEAGNPLLHMHMACGRKTNTITGCVRSGVATWQIMEIIVLELLDTPARRLLEPDLGFKLLNPD, from the coding sequence ATGAAGTTTTCTGAAGCCCGGCAGGGCCGCATATTTGTGATTCGCCTGGAAGACGGTGAAATCGTACACGAGATCATTGAAAAGTTTGCCCGGGAAAAGACGATAAAAGCGGCGGCCCTGATTGCCGTCGGCGGAGCGGACCGGGGCAGCACCCTGGTGGTGGGACCGGAAGACGGATGCGCCCGCCCGGTTAATCCCATGAAACAGGTCCTCGACAATGTGCATGAAATCGCCGGGGTCGGCACGATCTTTCCGGACGAAGCCGGCAATCCCCTGCTGCACATGCACATGGCCTGCGGCCGGAAGACGAATACGATAACAGGCTGCGTCCGCAGCGGTGTCGCCACCTGGCAGATCATGGAGATCATTGTCCTGGAACTGCTGGACACGCCCGCCCGGCGGCTGCTGGAACCGGACCTGGGGTTTAAACTTTTGAATCCGGATTAA
- a CDS encoding ATP-binding protein yields the protein MKTYFAAPEKTSGKNLAAEIEIVSHDPVVSGLLHTVSGLLAVLDDHRQIIALNDSFLRLLGINDPGEALGLRPGEAVRCVHAHDEPSGCGTTPFCSTCGAAIAIVSSLERGLPVEKICALSTIRDGKEMDLALLVRSHPIRINRKNFLLLFIQDITRQQQRAALERTFFHDINNMLTMIVGASELLIRKHPSDLAETVHRAALRLMDEMAVQRFLSQSENWDYPLKARDITISQIFSELHSFFSGHPVARNKRIDFPRDADENVLRTDISLLLRVLCNMIINALEATGENGLVKVWMTPEEREISFHVWNDRHIPKEVALRIFQRNFSTKEQTGRGIGTYSMKLFGEKLLGGRVNFTTSESDGTTFTFACPR from the coding sequence ATGAAAACCTATTTTGCCGCGCCCGAGAAGACCAGCGGAAAAAACCTTGCCGCCGAAATCGAAATCGTCAGTCACGATCCGGTTGTTTCCGGGTTGCTGCACACCGTCAGCGGCCTGCTGGCCGTGCTGGACGATCACCGCCAGATTATCGCCCTTAACGATTCCTTTCTCAGACTGCTCGGCATTAACGACCCCGGGGAAGCCCTGGGTTTGCGACCCGGCGAAGCGGTCCGCTGCGTTCACGCGCACGATGAACCTTCCGGATGCGGGACCACCCCGTTCTGTTCAACATGCGGCGCAGCCATTGCCATCGTTTCCAGCCTGGAGCGGGGCCTGCCGGTAGAAAAAATCTGTGCCCTGTCGACCATCCGTGACGGCAAGGAGATGGACCTGGCCCTGCTGGTCCGATCCCATCCGATTCGAATAAACCGGAAAAACTTTCTGCTGCTGTTTATTCAGGACATCACCCGGCAGCAGCAGCGGGCGGCCCTGGAACGGACCTTTTTCCACGATATCAATAATATGCTAACCATGATCGTGGGCGCGAGCGAATTGCTGATCCGCAAGCATCCTTCGGATCTTGCCGAAACCGTTCATCGGGCCGCCCTGCGGTTGATGGATGAGATGGCCGTACAGCGCTTCCTGTCTCAAAGCGAAAATTGGGATTATCCGCTCAAAGCCCGTGATATCACCATTTCTCAGATCTTTTCGGAACTTCATTCGTTTTTTTCAGGACATCCGGTTGCCCGGAATAAACGGATCGATTTCCCGCGGGACGCTGATGAAAATGTTTTGCGCACGGACATTTCTCTTCTTTTACGCGTCTTGTGCAACATGATCATCAACGCCCTGGAAGCCACCGGAGAAAACGGCCTTGTCAAGGTATGGATGACGCCAGAGGAGCGTGAGATCTCTTTTCATGTTTGGAACGACCGGCACATTCCGAAGGAAGTGGCCCTGCGGATATTTCAGCGGAACTTCAGTACAAAAGAGCAGACCGGCCGGGGGATCGGCACCTATTCCATGAAACTGTTCGGCGAAAAGCTTCTCGGCGGCCGGGTGAATTTCACCACCTCGGAATCCGACGGCACGACCTTCACCTTTGCCTGCCCCAGGTAA
- a CDS encoding UvrD-helicase domain-containing protein encodes MKLTRQQQEAVFHSGSPALVTAGAGSGKTRTLTAKIAHLVSGGCPPERILAITFTNKAADEMKSRLLSMTGIPESRYPWVRTYHSACFRILSTHCALLGYTPPLQIYDAYHQRETFKEVLRELNLDIKMAPAVMAEISRAKNSGDPLSCFDAKPYLSYAPLADVFTLYEAALKSRNAVDFDNILLLTRDLLKQFPDVRRQYQDRFDYILVDEYQDTNNIQEELTGLLCRGDNLFCVGDDWQAIYSFRGSNITHFLSFERRYAGARIFRLEQNFRSADEIVKLANHLIEHNAGRMDKTCFSDRTGGVVECHEFINEEEEAEWVADKIHALHRAGVEFTDMAVLYRTKFTSLFFEHGLREARIPYHLLGDRGFFDRKEIMDINSYLLAAVFPKDNTAFERIVNTPRRGIGPKALASVMKLRTGDMGLQDAARQAVSQKLLSGKLYNGLKDVLGLLDDIRSMKPDRAIEAVIDRIRYMDYIKQYADANSMDYTTRIENIEQLVYAASRKESLLEYLEEASLIREDKEDEEGKAGVNLSTIHAAKGLEFKAVFVAGCEENLFPHWKSLESADDLQEERRLMYVAMTRAERFLYFTSTEYRKGQFNRRSRFLYEIERHMD; translated from the coding sequence ATGAAACTGACCCGACAGCAGCAGGAGGCCGTTTTTCACAGCGGCTCACCCGCCCTGGTAACCGCCGGGGCGGGGTCCGGCAAGACCCGGACCCTGACCGCCAAGATCGCCCACCTGGTGTCCGGCGGCTGCCCGCCCGAACGCATTCTGGCTATTACCTTTACCAACAAGGCCGCCGACGAGATGAAAAGCCGGCTGCTTTCAATGACCGGGATTCCGGAAAGCCGTTATCCCTGGGTCCGGACTTACCACAGCGCCTGTTTCCGTATTCTGAGTACCCATTGCGCGCTGCTGGGATACACCCCGCCCCTGCAGATCTATGACGCCTATCATCAGCGGGAGACCTTCAAGGAAGTCCTCCGCGAACTGAATCTGGACATCAAGATGGCGCCGGCCGTCATGGCCGAGATTTCCCGGGCAAAAAATTCCGGTGACCCCTTGAGTTGTTTTGACGCCAAACCTTATCTGTCTTATGCCCCGCTGGCGGATGTGTTTACATTGTACGAGGCCGCGCTGAAATCCCGCAACGCGGTTGATTTTGACAATATCCTGCTGCTGACCCGGGACCTGCTGAAACAGTTTCCTGATGTGCGGCGCCAGTATCAGGATCGGTTTGACTATATTCTGGTGGATGAGTACCAGGACACCAACAATATTCAGGAAGAACTGACCGGTCTGCTCTGCCGGGGAGACAACCTGTTCTGCGTGGGCGATGACTGGCAGGCCATCTATTCCTTCCGGGGGAGCAACATCACCCATTTCCTTTCTTTTGAACGACGCTATGCCGGGGCCAGAATTTTCCGGCTGGAGCAGAATTTCCGTTCCGCGGATGAGATCGTCAAGCTGGCCAATCACCTGATCGAACACAACGCCGGCCGGATGGACAAAACCTGCTTTTCCGACCGGACCGGCGGCGTGGTGGAATGCCATGAATTCATCAACGAAGAAGAGGAGGCCGAATGGGTGGCCGACAAGATCCATGCCCTCCACCGGGCCGGAGTGGAGTTCACCGATATGGCGGTGCTTTACCGGACCAAGTTCACTTCCCTTTTTTTTGAACACGGCTTGAGGGAGGCCCGCATCCCCTATCATCTGCTGGGCGACCGGGGCTTTTTCGACCGTAAGGAAATCATGGATATCAACAGCTATCTACTGGCCGCGGTCTTTCCCAAAGACAACACCGCCTTTGAGCGGATCGTCAACACCCCCCGCCGCGGCATCGGTCCCAAGGCCCTGGCCTCTGTCATGAAATTGAGGACCGGCGATATGGGCCTTCAGGACGCGGCCCGCCAGGCCGTTTCCCAAAAGCTTCTTTCCGGCAAACTCTACAACGGGCTCAAGGACGTTCTGGGCCTGCTGGATGACATCCGGTCCATGAAACCGGACCGGGCCATTGAAGCGGTCATCGACCGGATCCGATACATGGATTATATCAAACAGTATGCCGACGCCAACTCCATGGACTACACCACCCGTATTGAAAATATCGAACAGCTGGTTTACGCCGCCTCCCGCAAGGAATCATTGCTGGAGTATCTGGAAGAGGCATCTCTCATCAGGGAAGACAAGGAGGACGAAGAAGGGAAGGCCGGCGTCAACCTTTCCACCATTCACGCCGCCAAGGGCCTGGAGTTCAAGGCCGTATTCGTGGCCGGATGCGAGGAGAACCTTTTTCCTCACTGGAAGTCCCTGGAAAGCGCTGATGACCTTCAGGAGGAGCGGCGGCTGATGTATGTGGCCATGACACGAGCCGAGCGGTTTCTCTATTTTACCTCAACCGAATACCGCAAGGGACAGTTCAACCGCCGCAGCCGTTTTCTTTACGAAATCGAGCGGCATATGGATTGA